A genomic region of Ensifer adhaerens contains the following coding sequences:
- a CDS encoding DUF2062 domain-containing protein codes for MLFRRRKPVTISERLRALLWPRKGFRRGPRYIALRILRLSSTPHSIAIGVAAGAASSFTPFFGLHIIIAVALAFVFSGNLVAAAITTALANPVTIPMILTASYELGTAILGVESAHAASSSDVMRMVEHLDLSALWGPVFKPMLVGSLPLAAAGAVISYLASYHAARIFQKRRRARTKDLGPSS; via the coding sequence ATGTTATTCAGACGTAGAAAACCGGTCACGATTTCCGAAAGGCTCCGCGCACTCCTTTGGCCGCGCAAGGGCTTTCGGCGTGGCCCGCGCTACATCGCCTTGAGGATTTTGCGCCTCTCATCGACACCGCATTCGATTGCTATCGGGGTGGCTGCGGGTGCGGCATCGTCGTTCACGCCGTTTTTCGGCCTGCACATCATCATAGCCGTTGCCCTGGCCTTCGTCTTCTCAGGTAATCTGGTTGCCGCGGCGATCACCACCGCGCTTGCCAACCCGGTGACGATCCCGATGATCTTGACTGCGTCCTATGAGCTGGGGACCGCCATTCTGGGGGTCGAAAGTGCGCACGCCGCCAGCAGCAGCGACGTCATGCGCATGGTCGAGCACCTGGACCTCTCCGCTCTCTGGGGACCGGTCTTCAAGCCGATGCTTGTCGGCTCCCTGCCGCTGGCCGCGGCCGGCGCGGTGATTTCCTATCTTGCGTCTTACCACGCGGCTCGCATCTTTCAGAAGCGACGCCGGGCACGCACAAAAGACCTCGGACCTTCCTCATGA
- the acpS gene encoding holo-ACP synthase, translating to MIIGIGSDLIDIRRIENSLSRFGERFVQRCFTDIEIAKSEGRKNRAASYAKRFAAKEACSKALGTGLAQGVFWKDMGVINLPGGKPTMNLTGGAAERLAQMLPPHHRAAIHLTITDDFPLAQAFVIIEALPVAPVEGTV from the coding sequence ATGATCATAGGCATAGGCAGCGACCTGATCGATATCAGGCGGATCGAAAACTCGCTTTCCCGCTTCGGCGAGCGCTTCGTGCAGCGCTGTTTCACAGACATCGAAATTGCCAAGTCCGAGGGCCGGAAAAACAGGGCTGCGTCCTATGCCAAGCGGTTCGCCGCCAAGGAAGCCTGTTCGAAGGCGCTCGGCACCGGTCTCGCGCAGGGCGTCTTCTGGAAAGACATGGGCGTCATCAATTTGCCCGGCGGCAAGCCGACAATGAACCTCACCGGTGGTGCGGCCGAGCGTCTGGCGCAGATGCTGCCGCCCCATCACCGGGCAGCCATTCACCTGACGATTACCGATGATTTTCCTCTGGCGCAGGCCTTCGTGATTATCGAAGCACTGCCCGTTGCTCCGGTTGAGGGAACGGTTTAG
- the rnc gene encoding ribonuclease III — MKSRSLSAEDRAKLETVIGYQFAEKERLDRALTHSSARSAKGSNYQRLEFLGDRVLGLCVAELLFQTFRDANEGELSVRLNQLVSAESCAKVADDMELHQFIRTGSDVKKITGKAMMNVRADVVESLIAAIYLDGGLEAARGFVLRHWKDRAVRADGARRDAKTELQEWAHAKFGIAPSYRTDDRSGPDHDPRFTVTVEISGVAPETGIDRSKRGAEQIAAMKLLEREGVWRKNSAGN, encoded by the coding sequence ATGAAGTCGCGGTCGCTAAGCGCGGAGGATCGGGCAAAGCTCGAGACCGTGATTGGCTATCAGTTTGCTGAGAAGGAGCGCCTGGATCGGGCGCTCACCCATTCCAGCGCCCGTAGTGCCAAGGGCTCCAACTATCAGCGGCTGGAGTTCCTGGGCGACCGGGTTCTGGGGCTGTGCGTTGCCGAACTTCTGTTCCAGACCTTTCGCGACGCAAATGAAGGCGAACTGTCGGTAAGGCTGAACCAACTCGTCAGCGCCGAAAGCTGCGCCAAGGTCGCCGACGATATGGAGCTGCACCAGTTCATCCGGACCGGTTCCGACGTCAAGAAGATTACCGGCAAGGCGATGATGAATGTGCGCGCCGATGTGGTAGAGTCGCTCATCGCCGCCATCTATCTCGATGGGGGCCTTGAGGCTGCGCGCGGCTTCGTGCTGCGCCACTGGAAGGATCGGGCAGTACGCGCCGACGGTGCGCGCCGCGATGCGAAGACCGAATTGCAGGAATGGGCGCATGCCAAGTTCGGCATTGCGCCGTCATACAGGACGGACGACCGTTCCGGCCCGGACCATGATCCTCGCTTCACGGTAACCGTGGAGATCTCGGGGGTCGCGCCGGAGACCGGGATCGACAGGTCCAAGCGTGGCGCCGAGCAGATCGCCGCGATGAAATTGCTGGAACGCGAAGGCGTGTGGCGGAAAAATTCCGCCGGAAATTGA
- a CDS encoding SAM-dependent methyltransferase, producing the protein MNAALLTLLRRLVRIGNLTVFFSSGKQVILGDGTGKPATIRIVDAEAEKAIVQDPGLRFGEMYMDGRVVIEKGDIFDVLSIVKTNGLENAATLSNSLMTLQHVLRQQVRSRLPVNRNRHNVAHHYDLDRKLFNLFLDEDWQYSCAYFQPRGISLDAAQLAKKRHIAAKLLLEPGQKVLEVGSGWGGMAMYLAESSGVEVTGITLSEEQLKVSRDRAARRGLSDRVRFELQDYRTLQGRQFDRIVSVGMFEHVGIGNYGNFFNKMKELLKPEGVMLLHSIGQVYKPWATNPWIEKYIFPGGYIPALSEVLPSVERMRLLVKDIEILPMHYAWTLRAWRERFVARREEAARLYDERFFRMWEFYLAASETAFLYDKHFIFQLQLSPSLEAVPVSRGYIEERERQLIEFEKRRPPLEPVNNWDEAEPEEHIEPAAIAV; encoded by the coding sequence ATGAATGCAGCATTGTTGACTTTGCTTCGCCGTCTTGTGCGCATCGGCAATCTGACGGTGTTTTTTTCTTCCGGCAAACAGGTCATCTTGGGTGACGGCACCGGAAAACCGGCAACGATCCGCATAGTCGATGCGGAGGCGGAAAAGGCGATCGTCCAGGACCCTGGCCTTCGCTTTGGTGAAATGTATATGGATGGGCGCGTCGTCATTGAAAAAGGTGACATCTTCGACGTGCTGTCGATCGTAAAAACCAATGGCCTGGAGAATGCGGCAACGCTTTCCAACTCGCTGATGACCTTGCAGCATGTCTTGCGTCAGCAGGTGCGAAGCCGGCTGCCTGTCAATCGCAACCGGCACAACGTTGCGCATCACTACGATCTCGATCGCAAGCTCTTCAATCTGTTCCTCGATGAGGACTGGCAATACTCCTGCGCCTATTTCCAACCGCGCGGTATCTCGCTCGATGCGGCCCAGCTTGCAAAGAAGCGACACATCGCTGCAAAGCTACTGCTGGAGCCGGGACAGAAAGTGCTTGAAGTCGGTTCAGGCTGGGGTGGAATGGCCATGTATCTGGCCGAATCCTCCGGTGTCGAAGTCACCGGCATCACCCTCAGTGAAGAGCAGCTCAAGGTTTCGCGTGATCGTGCCGCCAGGCGCGGGCTTTCCGATCGAGTCCGCTTCGAACTGCAGGACTACCGAACCCTGCAGGGCCGGCAATTCGATCGCATCGTCTCGGTCGGCATGTTCGAGCATGTCGGCATCGGCAACTACGGCAATTTCTTCAACAAGATGAAGGAGCTTTTGAAGCCGGAAGGCGTCATGCTGCTGCATTCTATCGGCCAGGTCTACAAGCCCTGGGCGACCAATCCATGGATCGAAAAATACATCTTCCCCGGTGGTTACATTCCGGCTCTCTCCGAGGTTTTGCCTTCGGTCGAGCGGATGCGCCTGCTCGTGAAGGATATCGAGATCCTGCCGATGCACTATGCGTGGACCTTGCGGGCCTGGCGGGAGCGTTTCGTCGCACGGCGCGAAGAGGCGGCGCGGCTCTATGACGAGCGCTTCTTCCGCATGTGGGAGTTCTATCTGGCGGCCTCCGAAACGGCCTTCCTCTACGACAAGCACTTCATCTTCCAGCTTCAGCTCTCGCCGTCACTCGAAGCCGTACCCGTGTCGCGCGGCTACATCGAGGAGCGCGAGCGGCAGTTAATCGAGTTCGAGAAGCGCCGGCCGCCGCTCGAGCCCGTCAACAATTGGGATGAGGCGGAGCCGGAAGAACATATCGAACCGGCTGCAATCGCAGTCTGA
- a CDS encoding Tex family protein, translated as MASPAKFIAAIIASEIKAAPSQVTAAVELLDEGATVPFIARYRKEVTGGLDDTQLRVLSERLTYLRELEARRASILESIRGQDKLTAELEAKIAAVETKAELEDIYLPYKPKRRTKAEIARERGLAPLAEAILADRAVAPADRATAFLTAEVVDVKAALDGARDIIAEGMTENADLLGRLRNHMKGAAFLRAKVVDGKQEAGAKFSDYFDHSERWATTPGHRALAMLRGWNEEVLSVDIIVDQDDTSPVKPVERMIAAAYNVGAHLPGDKWLSEMIGWTWRVKLSMSLSLDLMRELRERAEEEAIHVFARNLKDLLLAAPAGSRSTMGLDPGIRTGVKVAVVDGTGKLLETTTVYPFPPKNDIRGTQAELASLVRKHNVELIAIGNGTGSRETEKLVADMLQQLPAPKPTKVIVSEAGASVYSASETAALEFPGLDVSLRGAVSIARRLQDPLAELVKIEPKSIGVGQYQHDVDQSKLSRSLDAVVEDAVNAVGVDVNTASAPLLARVSGLGKSSAEAIVAHRDATGPFGSRKELLNVPRLGARTFEQCAGFLRIPNGKEPLDASSVHPEAYGVAKKIVAACGRDVRALMGDSVALKQLDPRTFVDERFGLPTVKDILAELEKPGRDPRPSFKTATFAEGVDDIKDLKVGMQLEGTVTNVAAFGAFVDIGVHQDGLVHVSQLADRFVKDPHEVVKAGDVVTVRVTEVDVPRKRIGLTMRKDGGAESGREARGSAPNAGNRGAPMRQQKPQAPSQGAFGAALMEAMKRK; from the coding sequence ATGGCCAGCCCCGCTAAATTCATCGCCGCCATCATCGCCAGTGAAATCAAGGCGGCACCTTCGCAGGTCACAGCCGCTGTCGAGCTGCTGGACGAGGGGGCAACGGTGCCGTTCATCGCGCGCTACCGCAAGGAAGTGACCGGCGGGCTCGATGATACGCAACTGCGTGTGCTGTCGGAGCGGTTGACCTATCTGCGCGAACTCGAGGCGCGTCGCGCATCCATCCTCGAGTCGATCCGCGGACAGGACAAGCTGACCGCCGAACTCGAAGCCAAGATTGCCGCCGTCGAGACCAAGGCGGAGCTCGAAGACATCTATCTGCCCTACAAGCCGAAGCGTCGCACCAAGGCGGAGATCGCCCGAGAGCGCGGTCTCGCACCGCTGGCCGAAGCCATCCTTGCCGATCGCGCCGTCGCGCCCGCCGATCGTGCAACGGCGTTTCTCACGGCCGAGGTGGTCGATGTGAAGGCGGCGCTCGATGGTGCGCGCGACATCATCGCCGAAGGCATGACTGAAAACGCCGATCTGCTCGGTCGCCTGCGCAATCACATGAAGGGCGCCGCGTTCCTGCGCGCCAAGGTCGTCGACGGCAAGCAGGAGGCCGGCGCCAAGTTTTCGGATTACTTCGACCATTCCGAGCGTTGGGCGACCACGCCCGGCCATCGCGCCCTGGCGATGCTGCGCGGCTGGAACGAAGAGGTGCTCTCCGTCGATATCATCGTCGACCAGGACGATACCTCGCCGGTAAAGCCCGTCGAGCGGATGATCGCCGCCGCCTACAATGTCGGCGCCCATCTGCCAGGTGACAAGTGGCTCTCGGAGATGATCGGTTGGACCTGGCGGGTGAAGCTCTCCATGTCCTTGTCGCTCGACCTGATGCGCGAACTGCGCGAGCGCGCCGAGGAAGAGGCGATCCACGTCTTTGCCCGTAATCTCAAGGATCTCTTGCTTGCCGCTCCCGCGGGATCGCGATCAACGATGGGGCTCGATCCGGGCATCCGCACCGGTGTCAAGGTCGCGGTGGTCGATGGCACCGGAAAGCTGCTCGAAACGACGACCGTCTATCCGTTCCCGCCGAAAAACGACATCCGCGGAACGCAGGCCGAACTCGCTTCGTTGGTCCGCAAGCATAACGTGGAACTGATCGCGATTGGCAACGGTACCGGCAGCCGCGAGACCGAAAAGCTCGTCGCCGACATGCTCCAGCAGCTGCCGGCGCCGAAGCCGACCAAGGTCATCGTTTCCGAAGCCGGCGCCTCGGTTTACTCGGCCTCCGAAACGGCTGCCCTGGAATTCCCGGGCCTTGACGTTTCGTTGCGCGGCGCGGTCTCGATCGCCCGCCGCCTGCAGGACCCGCTGGCCGAGCTTGTGAAGATCGAGCCGAAGTCGATCGGCGTTGGCCAGTACCAGCACGATGTCGACCAGTCGAAGCTCAGCCGGTCGCTCGATGCGGTGGTGGAAGACGCGGTGAATGCCGTCGGCGTCGACGTCAACACGGCTTCAGCCCCGCTGCTCGCCCGTGTGTCCGGTCTTGGCAAATCTTCCGCCGAAGCGATCGTCGCACATCGTGACGCGACCGGGCCGTTTGGCAGCCGCAAGGAACTCTTGAATGTGCCGCGGCTCGGCGCACGCACCTTCGAACAGTGCGCAGGCTTCCTGCGCATCCCCAACGGCAAGGAGCCGCTCGACGCCTCGTCCGTCCATCCGGAAGCCTATGGCGTCGCCAAGAAGATCGTCGCCGCCTGCGGCCGCGATGTCCGTGCGCTGATGGGCGATAGTGTCGCGCTGAAGCAGCTCGATCCGCGAACCTTCGTCGACGAACGGTTCGGACTGCCGACCGTGAAGGACATTCTCGCCGAACTCGAAAAACCGGGCCGCGACCCGCGCCCGAGCTTCAAGACCGCGACCTTTGCCGAGGGCGTAGACGACATCAAGGACCTGAAGGTCGGCATGCAGCTCGAAGGCACCGTCACCAACGTCGCGGCCTTCGGCGCTTTCGTCGATATCGGCGTACACCAGGATGGTCTCGTTCACGTGTCCCAGCTCGCCGATCGTTTCGTCAAGGACCCGCACGAAGTAGTGAAGGCCGGGGACGTCGTGACCGTGCGCGTCACCGAGGTGGACGTCCCCCGCAAGCGCATCGGCCTGACGATGCGGAAGGATGGTGGCGCAGAGTCAGGCCGCGAGGCCCGGGGTAGCGCACCCAACGCAGGCAACCGCGGCGCGCCCATGCGCCAGCAGAAGCCGCAGGCGCCGTCACAAGGCGCCTTTGGTGCGGCGCTGATGGAGGCGATGAAGCGCAAATAG
- the lepB gene encoding signal peptidase I, which yields MAEKTEAKQSGLWENVKVVIQALLLAVVIRTVLFQPFTIPSGSMMPTLLVGDYIFVNKFAYGFSKYSLPLSPDLFSGRIFASEPKRGDIVVFRFPPNPDIDYIKRLVGLPGDRVQVRNSILYINDKPVDRAPDGAFRADDQYDTGGDVPVYRETMDNGVSYDTLDQFPDSRGDNTREFIVPAGHYFMMGDNRDNSADSRFDVGFVPAENLVGRASMIFFSLGNDTSFREIWKWPANLRYDRLFKAVE from the coding sequence GTGGCAGAAAAGACAGAAGCGAAGCAGAGCGGTCTCTGGGAAAACGTGAAGGTCGTTATCCAGGCGCTGCTCCTGGCCGTGGTCATCCGTACGGTTCTCTTTCAGCCCTTCACCATTCCCTCGGGCTCGATGATGCCGACTCTGCTCGTTGGCGACTACATCTTCGTCAACAAGTTCGCCTACGGCTTCTCCAAGTATTCGCTTCCGCTTTCTCCCGACCTGTTCTCCGGCCGCATTTTCGCAAGCGAGCCGAAGCGTGGAGACATCGTCGTCTTCCGCTTCCCGCCGAACCCCGACATCGATTACATCAAGCGCCTGGTCGGCCTGCCGGGTGATCGTGTCCAGGTGCGCAACAGCATCCTCTACATCAACGACAAGCCGGTCGACCGCGCGCCGGACGGTGCGTTCCGTGCCGACGACCAGTACGATACCGGCGGCGACGTCCCGGTCTATCGCGAAACGATGGACAACGGTGTGTCCTACGACACGCTCGACCAGTTCCCGGATTCGCGCGGCGACAACACCCGCGAATTCATCGTGCCGGCCGGCCATTACTTCATGATGGGCGACAACCGCGACAATTCGGCTGACAGCCGCTTCGACGTCGGCTTCGTTCCGGCCGAAAACTTGGTCGGCCGCGCCAGCATGATCTTCTTCTCGCTTGGCAACGACACCTCGTTCCGCGAAATCTGGAAGTGGCCGGCGAACCTGCGTTACGATCGTCTGTTCAAGGCGGTCGAATAA
- a CDS encoding glutathione S-transferase family protein, whose translation MPQLVEGKWVKGDVAASEMKGGAFHREPTRFHRWITPDGSPGPDGQPAVPAEAGRYRLFVSYLCPWASRTTAFRNLKGLQNIVGLTVSNPVLGEDGWVYDEPVDAGERVGKIRFHHELYVASDPTYTGKVSVPVLWDMREGRIVNNESADIIRILNTGFDHLTGNRLDFYPQALRSDIDRWNGPIYERVNNGVYRSGFAKTQEAYDEAVASLFGMLDDLEAHLAVNRYLAGEYLTEADIRLFVTLVRFDAAYHGAFKCNIRRIEDYPALSNYLREIYQWMGIRESVRIDHIKRGYYGIAHINPTRIVPAGPTLDFDRPHDRARLTGRGVVGA comes from the coding sequence ATGCCGCAGCTGGTCGAGGGAAAATGGGTCAAGGGCGACGTTGCGGCCAGCGAGATGAAGGGCGGCGCGTTCCACCGGGAGCCGACGCGCTTTCATCGATGGATCACGCCGGATGGCAGCCCAGGACCGGATGGCCAGCCGGCCGTGCCGGCCGAGGCCGGGCGCTACCGCCTGTTCGTTTCTTACCTCTGCCCCTGGGCCTCGCGCACGACCGCCTTCCGCAATCTCAAAGGGCTGCAGAACATTGTCGGTCTGACGGTTTCAAATCCGGTGCTCGGAGAGGACGGCTGGGTTTATGACGAGCCGGTCGATGCCGGGGAGCGTGTCGGCAAGATCCGCTTCCATCACGAACTCTACGTGGCGAGCGACCCGACCTATACCGGCAAGGTGTCGGTACCGGTTCTCTGGGACATGCGCGAGGGGCGGATCGTCAACAACGAGTCGGCCGATATCATCCGCATCCTGAACACGGGCTTCGATCACCTGACAGGTAACCGGCTCGATTTCTATCCGCAGGCGCTCCGGAGCGACATCGATCGCTGGAATGGGCCGATCTATGAACGCGTCAACAACGGTGTCTATCGATCCGGCTTTGCCAAGACGCAGGAGGCCTATGATGAGGCGGTGGCAAGCCTTTTCGGCATGCTCGACGACCTCGAGGCGCACCTGGCGGTTAACCGTTATCTCGCGGGCGAGTACCTGACCGAAGCCGACATCCGCTTGTTTGTCACCCTGGTTCGCTTCGATGCGGCCTATCATGGTGCCTTCAAATGCAATATTCGCCGGATCGAGGATTATCCGGCGCTGTCGAACTATTTGCGTGAAATCTACCAGTGGATGGGTATCCGCGAGAGCGTGCGCATCGATCACATCAAGCGCGGCTACTACGGGATTGCCCACATCAATCCGACCCGCATCGTTCCCGCCGGCCCGACGCTGGATTTCGATCGCCCGCATGATCGCGCCCGCCTGACGGGGCGAGGGGTCGTCGGCGCATAG
- a CDS encoding glycerophosphodiester phosphodiesterase family protein: MKKALAAIVLFAAVVWAMNTSMFVTPPAGTAKLLAHRGVHQTYSKANVGKDTCTATIIDTPQHPYLENTIASMQAAFDAGADVVELDVHLTPDKQFAVFHDWTLDCRTEGKGVTEETPMAMLKSLDIGYGYTADGGTSFPFRGKGVGQMPTLDEVLAAFPDRKFLVNFKSRRAEEGTALATLIEAQPQWRQAVFGAYGGEEPTHETLKRLEGMRGYDRTSTMACLTRYLGFGWTGLMPEACRNTLIVVPGNYAQFLWGWPDRFAERMEAAGSEIILLGPYHGGDFTTGIDTMQDLELVPPGFSGYIWTNRIEMIGPALGKRQVAEAMAD; the protein is encoded by the coding sequence ATGAAGAAAGCCCTTGCCGCTATCGTGCTGTTTGCTGCCGTCGTCTGGGCGATGAACACGTCGATGTTTGTCACGCCGCCGGCAGGCACGGCGAAACTGCTTGCACATCGCGGCGTTCACCAGACCTATTCGAAGGCAAATGTCGGCAAAGACACCTGTACGGCAACGATCATCGACACGCCGCAGCATCCCTATCTCGAAAACACCATCGCCTCGATGCAGGCTGCCTTCGATGCCGGGGCCGACGTCGTCGAACTCGACGTGCATCTCACCCCGGACAAACAGTTCGCCGTCTTCCACGACTGGACACTCGACTGCCGCACCGAGGGCAAGGGCGTGACCGAGGAAACGCCGATGGCGATGCTGAAATCTCTCGACATCGGCTACGGTTACACCGCCGATGGCGGCACGTCTTTCCCGTTCCGCGGCAAGGGTGTCGGCCAGATGCCGACGCTGGATGAAGTGCTGGCGGCCTTCCCCGACCGCAAGTTCCTGGTCAACTTCAAGAGCCGGCGCGCAGAGGAAGGCACAGCACTCGCAACACTGATCGAAGCGCAGCCGCAATGGCGACAGGCGGTGTTCGGGGCCTATGGCGGCGAGGAGCCGACCCACGAGACGCTCAAGCGCCTGGAAGGGATGCGCGGCTATGACCGGACATCGACGATGGCGTGCCTGACGCGCTATCTCGGCTTTGGCTGGACGGGCCTGATGCCGGAGGCCTGCCGCAACACCCTCATCGTTGTGCCCGGCAATTATGCGCAATTCCTCTGGGGCTGGCCGGATCGTTTCGCCGAACGGATGGAAGCGGCGGGCAGCGAGATCATCCTGCTCGGCCCCTATCACGGTGGCGATTTCACCACCGGGATCGATACGATGCAGGACCTGGAATTGGTCCCGCCGGGGTTTTCCGGCTACATCTGGACCAACCGTATCGAGATGATCGGTCCGGCACTGGGAAAACGGCAGGTCGCTGAGGCCATGGCGGACTGA
- the era gene encoding GTPase Era, whose protein sequence is MTDMEKDTAAEGAPTHSGFVALIGATNAGKSTLVNRLVGAKVSIVSHKVQTTRAIVRGIAIHDNAQIVFMDTPGIFKPRRRLDRAMVTTAWGGAKDADVIMLLIDSERGLKGDAEAILEGLKEVHQPKILVLNKIDQVRPEDLLKLAAAANETIKFERTFMISALNGSGCKDLMDYLAETLPEGPWYYPEDQISDLPMRQLAAEITREKLFLRLHQELPYASHVETEKWEERKDGSVRIEQVIYVERESQKKIALGKNGDAIKAISTASRKEISEILEQPVHLFLFVKVRENWGDDPERFREMGLEFPR, encoded by the coding sequence ATGACGGATATGGAAAAAGATACGGCCGCCGAAGGCGCGCCGACCCACTCGGGCTTCGTGGCGCTGATCGGCGCGACCAACGCAGGCAAGTCGACCCTGGTCAACCGCCTCGTCGGCGCCAAGGTGTCGATCGTCAGCCACAAGGTGCAGACCACGCGCGCGATCGTGCGCGGCATCGCCATCCACGACAACGCCCAGATCGTCTTCATGGACACTCCCGGCATCTTCAAGCCGCGCCGCCGGCTCGACCGCGCCATGGTTACGACCGCCTGGGGTGGAGCCAAGGACGCCGACGTGATCATGCTCCTGATCGATAGCGAGCGTGGCCTGAAGGGTGATGCGGAAGCGATCCTCGAGGGGCTGAAGGAAGTGCACCAGCCGAAGATCCTGGTGTTGAACAAGATCGATCAGGTGCGTCCAGAAGATCTCTTGAAGCTCGCGGCTGCGGCCAACGAGACGATCAAGTTCGAACGTACCTTCATGATCTCGGCGCTGAACGGGTCGGGTTGCAAGGATCTGATGGACTACCTCGCCGAAACCTTGCCGGAAGGCCCCTGGTACTACCCGGAGGATCAGATTTCCGATCTGCCGATGCGCCAGCTCGCGGCTGAAATCACTCGCGAGAAGCTGTTCCTGCGCCTGCATCAGGAACTTCCCTATGCCTCGCATGTCGAAACCGAGAAGTGGGAAGAGCGCAAGGACGGATCGGTTCGCATCGAACAGGTGATCTACGTCGAGCGCGAGAGCCAGAAGAAGATCGCGCTTGGCAAGAATGGCGATGCGATCAAGGCGATTTCGACGGCATCGCGCAAGGAGATCTCCGAGATCCTCGAGCAGCCGGTGCACCTGTTCCTCTTCGTCAAGGTGCGCGAGAACTGGGGCGACGATCCCGAGCGCTTCCGCGAAATGGGCCTCGAATTCCCGCGATAA
- the arsC gene encoding arsenate reductase (glutaredoxin) (This arsenate reductase requires both glutathione and glutaredoxin to convert arsenate to arsenite, after which the efflux transporter formed by ArsA and ArsB can extrude the arsenite from the cell, providing resistance.), with amino-acid sequence MNVTIYHNPACGTSRNTLAMIRNAGIEPTVVEYLQAPPSRQELQKMITDAGLTVRDVIREKGTPYAELGLADPTLSDERLLDAMMEHPILINRPFVVTPIGTWLCRPSELVLGILPDTHKGPFSKEDGEPVLDDNGKRVAGA; translated from the coding sequence ATGAACGTCACGATCTACCACAACCCCGCCTGCGGCACTTCACGCAACACGCTTGCGATGATCCGCAACGCCGGTATCGAACCGACTGTGGTCGAGTATCTGCAGGCGCCGCCATCGCGGCAGGAACTCCAGAAGATGATCACTGACGCCGGCCTGACGGTTCGTGACGTGATCCGCGAAAAAGGCACGCCCTATGCGGAACTCGGGCTCGCGGACCCCACACTCAGCGACGAACGCCTGCTCGACGCGATGATGGAACATCCTATTCTCATCAACCGCCCCTTCGTGGTGACGCCGATCGGCACGTGGCTTTGCCGCCCGTCCGAACTGGTGCTCGGGATCCTGCCCGACACGCACAAGGGCCCGTTCTCGAAGGAGGACGGGGAGCCGGTTCTCGATGACAACGGAAAACGCGTAGCGGGCGCGTGA
- a CDS encoding DUF3563 family protein — MFNQLKKITRALRVPTQEERELAYLNSSVDRIDLEYRQRQIDRGLFRNY; from the coding sequence ATGTTCAATCAGTTGAAGAAGATCACCCGCGCATTGCGCGTCCCCACTCAGGAAGAGCGCGAGCTCGCCTATCTCAATAGCTCGGTCGATCGTATCGATCTCGAATACCGTCAGCGCCAGATCGATCGCGGCCTGTTCCGCAACTACTAA